TATTCCTTCACCGACACCGGCAGCTTGGCGGCGCGCAGCGAGTAGAAGAAGTCGATCAGCATGCTGGGTCCTGTGCGGCGGCGGGTGGTCGGTGTGGCGCGCTGTTCGATGGCGGCCTCGCGGCGGCGACCCGGCGCTCAGTCAATGATCGGTCGACGCCCGGTCAACCGATCAACCATCAATCAACGGTTATTGCGGTTCATGAAGATCAGCCGCTCGAACAGGCTCACGTCCTGCTCGTTCTTCAGCAGCGCGCCGTGCAGCGGCGGAATGATCTGCTTCTGGTCGGACGAGCGCAGCGCTTCGGGCGGAATGTCTTCGGCAAGCAGCAGCTTGAGCCAGTCGAGCAGTTCCGAGGTGGACGGCTTCTTCTTCAATCCGGCGACGTTGCGCAGTTCGAAAAAGCTCTGCATGGCGGCCGCGAGCAGTTCCTTCTTGATGCCGGGATAATGCACCTCGACGATCTGCTGCATGGTGACCGGATCGGGGAACTTGATGTAGTGAAAGAAGCAGCGGCGCAAAAACGCGTCGGGCAGTTCCTTCTCGTTGTTCGACGTGATGATCACGAGCGGGCGCTGTTTCGCGCGGATCAGCTCGTGCGTCTCGTACACGTAGAACTCCATGCGGTCGAGTTCGCGCAGCAGGTCGTTCGGGAATTCGATATCGGCCTTGTCGATCTCGTCGATCAGCAGCACGGTTTGCTCCTCCGACTCGAACGACTGCCACAGCACACCCTTGACGATGTAGTTGCGGATGTCCTTGACGCGCTCGTCGCCGAGTTGCGAATCGCGCAGGCGCGACACCGCGTCGTACTCGTAAAGACCCTGCTGCGCCTTGGTGGTGGACTTGATGTGCCACTGCAGGAGCGGCATGCCGAGCGCGGCGGCGACCTCTTCGGCGAGCATGGTTTTGCCCGTGCCGGGTTCGCCCTTGATCAGCAACGGGCGCTTGAGCGTCATCGCGGCGTTGACCGCGAGCTTGAGGTCGTCGGTGGCGACGTACTGCGATGAGCCTTCGAAACGCATGGCGAGATGCTCTTTTTCGGGGAAAAAACCCAGTATAAGTCAGAAGACCTGTTGGCCTGAAACCGGCTCGCGTAAGGTGTCACCCGCGCCGTTGCAGGGCGCGGCAGGCGCGTACACGGCGCTGGCGGGCGGCCCGGATGCTCGGCCGGCGGACCCGGCGGGCGGTCACGCCGGGTGATCAGGCTGTCGCAGCGTTGAATGCGGTGTTGAACCGCCGCGCCGGACCGGCACGCGACGGCAGCCGCCCCGCCTTGCGGAGCAGGCGCGGCGGAGCAAAACGGCGCTAGGCGTGGTTTTGCGACGGGCGGATGGGCCGCCGGCCCCGCGCGGTGGACGTTTGGCGCGGCGTCGCGGTACAATTAGCCCGATTTTTTTGGCCTGCGTGGCTACCCTATAAGAATAACGGCGCGGGCCGTTGCCTTTTTGGTCGCCCGTTTCCCCTCAAGCCAGGTTACATGCTATGAATAAATTCGTTGGCAAACACGTCGTGATCGCAGCGCTGTCGGTGCTCGCGGGCTATGCGGCCAGTGCGCAGGCAGCGGATGTCGTCGGCAACGCTAAGGCGGGCCAGGGCAAGGTCGCGATGTGTATCGGCTGCCACGGCATTCCTGAATACCGCACGGCTTACCCTGAGGTCTACCGCGTGCCGATGCTCGGCGGCCAGAACCAGGCGTACCTCGAAAACGCCCTGCACGGCTACAAGAAGGGCGACCGTCATTTCGAAACAATGCGCGCCATCACCGCGTCGCTGTCGGATCAGGATATCGCCGACATCGCCGCCTACTACGCCGCACAAAATTCCTCTTCGAAAAGCAATCCCGACAAGTGATCGGCTGCGGTCATCCATCCAGTCACTCGGCTATTAAATTCGCGGGATAGGAGAATTCATGAATAAGCCCCAACAGGCACTCCACACGGTGTTCAAGGCTGCATGCGCGTCGGCGGCAATGATCGGTCTGATTGCAGCGAACCTCGCGCACGCCGCAGACGCCGGCAACGGCAAGGTGCTGGCGGACAGCCACAACTGCGCGGCTTGCCACGGCGTGAACCTGAACAAGCCGGTGAGCCCGGAGTATCCGAAGCTTGCCGGTCAGCATTCCGATTACGTCTACTGGTCGTTGCGTCAATACCAGATGGGCAACGGCAACCCGCACTTCGGTCGCAACAACGCGATCATGCAGGCGCAGGTGCAAAGCCTGTCGCAAAGCGACATGAAAGACATCGCCGCTTATGTCGAATCGCTGAACGGCGATCTGGTGCAGAAGAAGTAAGCGAGTCGCTCGGTTCTCGTGCTGCTTTCGGATTGAACAACACCCCGCTTCGGCGGGGTGTTGTGCTTTTGGGGTGGTGCTTTTGGGGTGGTGCTTTTGCGATGTGATTCGCCGGTTCGGTGCCGGTTTCAGTCACGTGTGGCGCGCCGTTCGATGCGCTGCAGATACGCGTCCGTGTCCGGCGGCGTGCCGGTGCGCTGCGCTTCCCAGATGGTTTCGCCCAGGCAATCCATGATGGCGTGCTGCGCCTCGTGGGTCGAGCCGAGGCGTGCGGCGAGCCGTTCATGTGCCGCGCGAATGCCGGGCGGCTGGTCGATCGACAACTGTTCGGTAATGGCCAGATGCATGGACAGATGCAGGAACGGGTTGGTCTGGCCGCGTTCGGGCGAGTAGTCCTGCGCCTGCGCTGCTTCGCCATCGGTCAGGTCGGCGTGGTATTCGGGATGCTCGACGATCCAGTCGGCGGCGATTGCCTCCAGCGGCGTGAGAATTTCGCCTTGACGCTGCTTGCGCCAGGTGTCGATGAAGAAGAGACGGACTTCGTCGCGGCTGGGATTGAACATCGTGGGACCGGTGCGTTGAGTGGGGGCGTGCGGCGTAAGCCTGTAAAGCGTCAGCCCGTGAAGTGGGCGAGGCAGGCCGCCATTTTACGCCGGGGTGGCGCGGGCTGCTGGCGGCGTGGCGGCATTGATTGACGCACCGGTCTCGCTTACAGATCCGGCGCTGGCGTTTTCGGCCGGAACTCGCACAGCGGCTCGATCACGCAATGCCAGCATTCGGGCCGGCGCGCCTTGCACACATAACGGCCGTGCAGGATCAGCCAGTGGTGCGCATCCTGCTTGAACTCGGCGGGGGTGAATTTCTCCAGTGCCGCTTCGACCGCGCGAACGTCTTTACCGGGCGCGAGACCGGTTCGATTCGCAACCCGAAAGATGTGCGTGTCGACCGCGATAGTCGGATGACCGAACGCCGTATTCAAAATCACATTGGCCGTTTTGCGGCCGACGCCGGGCAGACTTTCGAGCGCTTCGCGATCCTCGGGCACTTCGCCACCGTACTGGTCGAGCAGAATGCGGCAGGTCGCAATGACGTTCTTCGCCTTGGTGCGATAAAGGCCGATCGTCTTGATGTAGCCGGCCACGCCTTCTTCGCCGAGATCGAAAACCTTCTGCGGCGTGTTCGCAACCGGGAACATCTTGCGCATGGCTTTGTTGACCGACACGTCGGTGGCCTGCGCGGAGAGCAGCACGGCGATCAGCAGTTCGAACGGAGTGGTGTACTCGAGCTCGGTGGTTGGATGCGGATTGAGACTCTTGAGCGTCTCGTAGATGGCGCGGCGTTTGTTCGCGTTCATACTCGGCGTGAAGGTGGGGTTAGCGCTTGTCGGACGGCGTGCCCGTGTCGTCCGCGGCAAGTCCGAGACGGCGGCGGCGTGCTTCGGCGGCGTCGATCTGGGCTTGCACGTCGGCGCTCACATGCTCGGTGTTCAGCGGGGCCTGGCCTTTGGCGGCCAGTTCTTCCTTCTTCTTGCGGGCGCGTTCGAGCGCGGCCTGGATGATCGCGCGTTTCTTTGCTTCGGCGTCCTCCACGGCGGGCGCGGCCGATGGCGCCGCGGCGCCGGCTTGCGTTGTTTCGGTAACCTGAGCAGCAGGACTGCTGCCTGCCCGCCGCGCCGCAACACGTGCCTCGGCGGCCTCGCGTTCGCGTGCGAGACGCGCTTCGCGCCGGTCATGGCGTTCGCGCGCGGCGTCGGCCTGGGGCTGGCTCCACGCGTCCCAGCCGGTCGCCTGGCCGGTGACGGGCGGCAACGCAATACAGTCGACCGGGCAGGGCGGCACGCACAGGTCGCAGCCGGTGCAGAGTTCGGCGATGACCGTATGCATCTGTTTCGGTGCGCCAACGATTGCATCGACGGGACAGGCCTGCATGCACAACGTGCAGCCGATGCAAACCTGTTCGTCGATAACCGCCAACGGACGCGGCCGTTCGACGCCGTTGGCGGAATTGAGCGGAATCACCGGCTTGCCGAGCAGGGCGGCGAGCCGGGCGATGCCTTCGGCGCCGCCCGGCGGGCATTGATTGTAGTTGGCCGCGCCGCTTGCAACGGCTTCGGCATAGGGGCGGCATGCGGGGTAGCCGCACTTGGTGCATTGCGTCTGGGGGAGCAGATCTTCGACGCGGTCTGCGAGTGTTTTGGTATCTGTCACGGTCACGACGTGGGGCTTTGGCTTGCGGCCGCACAGCTTGAACTAAATAGCACATTATCGCCGATTTCCCCAATTGCCATCCGCAATCCATGTGCCATAATCGAAGCGCTTTTTCGAAAGACCGCAGAAGGGTATTCCCCCAACCAGCCCGTTCAGTGCTGTCGGTGCAAGGCCCGAGGAGAGGCCGGCGGCACGATCCGGATAACGCGGCTCACGAAGACGATGCCACCATGAATCAGCCGAAAATCAAAAGAGATCCTGAAGGCACCCGGCGCCGCATTCTGCTTGCGGCGGCCGAAGAGTTTGCAAATGGTGGGCTATTCGGCGCGCGCGTCGATCAGATCGCCCGCCGCGCGGAAACGAATGAGCGCATGCTCTATTACTACTTCGGTAGCAAGGAGCAGCTTTTTACCGCCGTACTCGAGCACGCGTTCAGCGCGCTCAATGAAGCGGAGCGCACGCTCGAACTCAATGGCATTGCCCCGGTCGAGGCGATTACGCGTCTCGCGCATTTTGTTTGGGATTACTACCGCGATCATCCAGAGTTACTGCGTCTCATCAACAATGAGAATCTGCATGAAGCACGCTACATGCAGAAATCCACGCGCATTCGCGAAATGATCTCGCCGATCGTTGCCACGCTCGGCGGTATTCTTGAGCGAGGTCAACGCGCGGGGCTGTTTCGTACCAACGTCGATCCGCTGCGTTTCTATGTCACGCTGTCCGGCATGGGCTACTACATCGTGTCGAACCGCTTCACGCTCGAAGCCACACTCGGTCGCGATTTCAGCAGCGCGAGCGAGCGCAGCGAAGTGGTTCAGATGAACACGGAGTTGCTGCTCGCGTACCTGCTGCGGAAATAGGTCGCATCGCCCGTTGCACGTCGAGGCTTCGGGATCCTCATAAACGACAACGGCCTCCGAAGAGGCCGTTGTTGTCGACTGGCTGTGCGCGGCGCTCAGGCTTCGACTTTTTCCTTCACAACCTTCGGCGCCTTGTTGTGCTCGAGGATGAAGTCGCGCAACTGCGGATAGATGATGGTGCGCCAGCGGCGTCCCGAGAAAATGCCGTAGTGCCCGCACTTTTCCGCCGTGAAGTGACGCTTGTCTTTCTCCGGAATGCCTGTGCACAGTTCGTGCGCGGCATAGGTCTGGCCGTCGCCGGAGATGTCGTCCAGCTCGCCTTCGATCGTGAAGAGCGCGGTCTTCGAGATGTCCTGCGGCTTCACCCGTTCGCCGGCGACGTCCCACGTGCCGTCGGCCAGGCGGAATTCCTGGAACACGACGCGGATCGTGTCGAGATAGTAGTCCGCGTCCATGTCGAGCACCGCGTTGTATTCGTCGTAGAAGCGGCGGTGCGCTTCCGCGTCGTCTTCGTCGCCGCGCAGCAGGCTCTGGTAGAAATCCCAGTGCGACGCCGCGTGACGTTCCGGATTCATTGCCACAAAACCGGTGTGTTGCAGAAAGCCCGGGTAAACCTTGCGGCCTACACCCGGATAGTTCGGCGGCACCGTGAAGATCACGTTGTTCTCGAACCACTCGTACGAATGCTGCGTGGCGAGCGAGTTGACCGAAGTCGGGCTCTTGCGCGCGTCGATCGGGCCGCCCATCATCGTCATGGTGCGCGGCGTGTCTTCGCCGCGGCTCGCCAGCAGCGAAATGGCGGCGAGCACGGGCACGGTGGGCTGGCACACCGAGATCACGTGCAGATTCTTCGCGCCGATGTGGCGGATGAATTCCTGAATGTAGGCGACGTAATCGTCCAGATGAAACTCGCCGGCTTCGAGCGGCACCATGCGTGCGTCGATCCAGTCGGTCAGGTAGACCTTGTGGTCTTGCAGCAACGTGCGCACTGTGTCGCGCAGCAGCGTGGCGTGGTGTCCCGACAACGGTGCGCACACCAGCACGATCGGCTCATCTTTCAATTGGGTAACAGCGTCGCTGTCGTCTGCGAAACGCTTGAAGCGCATCAGGCGGCAAAACGGCTTCTCGATGATCGTCTGTTCGATGATCGGGATGTTGTGACCGTCTTTGACAATCTGATGAAGATTGAACTCAGGCTTTTCGTAATCTTTACCCAGCCGGTAGAGCAGTTCGTAACCGGCTGAAAGGCGCGTGGCGCCCGGCACATAGGCCAGGGGGCTAGCGGGATTCGCGAAAGATTTGGAGGCGGCCTGGGCCCAGGCGGTGAGGGGGCTCAACATAGCCCGCTGGAATTCGTGCAGTTGGTAGAGCATAGGTGCTCCGTTTAAGCGGTTCGCATGGGGCTTCGCAAACACGCGCATGGCGTTGCGGCAGGCCAAATTGGTTGTGGGCACATTGTTTTTCGGCCGACAGTCTGATCGATCATATCGAACTAAGCGTACTTGTGCAATGCAGCAATTTGCGCGCGGCTCGCACGCAAACTGTCATTAAATCATGCTACTGGCGATGTTGCCGCGCCGCTATCCGGGGTTGCCGCAGCATCAAGTTCGGTGGATCCGGTGCCGTTATGGGGCGGTTGCCCGGCCACCTGCGCCATCGCCTGTTCGTGTTTCATCAGGTTCAGGCCGGTGTGCACGAGGGCCACGTGCGAAAACGCCTGCGGAAAATTGCCGACCAGGCGCTTCGCACCCGGATCGTATTCTTCCGCGAGCAAACCGACGTCGTTGCATAGCGCGAGCAGCTGTTCGTACATCGCGATTGCTTCGTCGAGGCGGCCTTGCAGCGCCAGGTTGTCCACCATCCAGAACGAACACGCGAGAAACGTGCCTTCCCCCGGCGGCAGGCCGTCGTCGTATTCGGTGGTGCGGTAGCGCATCACGAACCCGTCGCGCATCAGATCCCTCTCGATTGCCGCCACCGTGCCTTTCACGCGCGGATCGCGCGGCGGCAGGAATCCCACCAGCGGCATCAACAGCACGCTCGCGTCGAGCTGGTCGGTGCCGTAGCACTGCGAGAACGCGTTGAGCTCGGGATTCCACGCCTTTTCGCAGACTTCCGCGTGGATTTGCGCGCGGGTGGCGCGCCATTCGTCGAGCGGGCCGTCGAGCTTGAACATTTCCGCCGACCTGATCGCGCGGTCGTAGGCGACCCACGCCATTACCTTCGAGAAGGTGAAGTGCTGACGGCCGCCGCGCGTTTCCCAGATGCCTTCGTCGGGTTCCCGCCAGATCGTGTCGAGATGGGAGAGGAGCGCGCGCTGGACGTTCCACGCGGTGTCGTCCGCCTGCAGGCCGCCTACCCGCGCGAGATGCAG
This genomic stretch from Paraburkholderia dioscoreae harbors:
- a CDS encoding AAA family ATPase — its product is MRFEGSSQYVATDDLKLAVNAAMTLKRPLLIKGEPGTGKTMLAEEVAAALGMPLLQWHIKSTTKAQQGLYEYDAVSRLRDSQLGDERVKDIRNYIVKGVLWQSFESEEQTVLLIDEIDKADIEFPNDLLRELDRMEFYVYETHELIRAKQRPLVIITSNNEKELPDAFLRRCFFHYIKFPDPVTMQQIVEVHYPGIKKELLAAAMQSFFELRNVAGLKKKPSTSELLDWLKLLLAEDIPPEALRSSDQKQIIPPLHGALLKNEQDVSLFERLIFMNRNNR
- a CDS encoding polyhydroxyalkanoate depolymerase, whose amino-acid sequence is MLYQLHEFQRAMLSPLTAWAQAASKSFANPASPLAYVPGATRLSAGYELLYRLGKDYEKPEFNLHQIVKDGHNIPIIEQTIIEKPFCRLMRFKRFADDSDAVTQLKDEPIVLVCAPLSGHHATLLRDTVRTLLQDHKVYLTDWIDARMVPLEAGEFHLDDYVAYIQEFIRHIGAKNLHVISVCQPTVPVLAAISLLASRGEDTPRTMTMMGGPIDARKSPTSVNSLATQHSYEWFENNVIFTVPPNYPGVGRKVYPGFLQHTGFVAMNPERHAASHWDFYQSLLRGDEDDAEAHRRFYDEYNAVLDMDADYYLDTIRVVFQEFRLADGTWDVAGERVKPQDISKTALFTIEGELDDISGDGQTYAAHELCTGIPEKDKRHFTAEKCGHYGIFSGRRWRTIIYPQLRDFILEHNKAPKVVKEKVEA
- a CDS encoding DUF1841 family protein, whose product is MFNPSRDEVRLFFIDTWRKQRQGEILTPLEAIAADWIVEHPEYHADLTDGEAAQAQDYSPERGQTNPFLHLSMHLAITEQLSIDQPPGIRAAHERLAARLGSTHEAQHAIMDCLGETIWEAQRTGTPPDTDAYLQRIERRATRD
- the nth gene encoding endonuclease III, with the protein product MNANKRRAIYETLKSLNPHPTTELEYTTPFELLIAVLLSAQATDVSVNKAMRKMFPVANTPQKVFDLGEEGVAGYIKTIGLYRTKAKNVIATCRILLDQYGGEVPEDREALESLPGVGRKTANVILNTAFGHPTIAVDTHIFRVANRTGLAPGKDVRAVEAALEKFTPAEFKQDAHHWLILHGRYVCKARRPECWHCVIEPLCEFRPKTPAPDL
- the rsxB gene encoding electron transport complex subunit RsxB gives rise to the protein MTVTDTKTLADRVEDLLPQTQCTKCGYPACRPYAEAVASGAANYNQCPPGGAEGIARLAALLGKPVIPLNSANGVERPRPLAVIDEQVCIGCTLCMQACPVDAIVGAPKQMHTVIAELCTGCDLCVPPCPVDCIALPPVTGQATGWDAWSQPQADAARERHDRREARLAREREAAEARVAARRAGSSPAAQVTETTQAGAAAPSAAPAVEDAEAKKRAIIQAALERARKKKEELAAKGQAPLNTEHVSADVQAQIDAAEARRRRLGLAADDTGTPSDKR
- a CDS encoding c-type cytochrome, which encodes MNKPQQALHTVFKAACASAAMIGLIAANLAHAADAGNGKVLADSHNCAACHGVNLNKPVSPEYPKLAGQHSDYVYWSLRQYQMGNGNPHFGRNNAIMQAQVQSLSQSDMKDIAAYVESLNGDLVQKK
- a CDS encoding TetR/AcrR family transcriptional regulator, giving the protein MNQPKIKRDPEGTRRRILLAAAEEFANGGLFGARVDQIARRAETNERMLYYYFGSKEQLFTAVLEHAFSALNEAERTLELNGIAPVEAITRLAHFVWDYYRDHPELLRLINNENLHEARYMQKSTRIREMISPIVATLGGILERGQRAGLFRTNVDPLRFYVTLSGMGYYIVSNRFTLEATLGRDFSSASERSEVVQMNTELLLAYLLRK
- a CDS encoding c-type cytochrome, with translation MNKFVGKHVVIAALSVLAGYAASAQAADVVGNAKAGQGKVAMCIGCHGIPEYRTAYPEVYRVPMLGGQNQAYLENALHGYKKGDRHFETMRAITASLSDQDIADIAAYYAAQNSSSKSNPDK